A genomic segment from Nicotiana sylvestris chromosome 1, ASM39365v2, whole genome shotgun sequence encodes:
- the LOC104221632 gene encoding putative RNA polymerase II subunit B1 CTD phosphatase RPAP2 homolog isoform X1 — MANEEVIAVKDAIHKLQLYLLEGIKDENQLFAAGSLLSRRDYQDVVTERSIANMCGYPLCSNSLPSERPRNGHYRISLKEHKVYDLHETYMYCSTNCAVNSGAFARSLQDERSSTLNTAKLNEVLKLFVGLHLHSTEDVKESGDLGLSKLKIQEKVDVKGGEVSMEEWMGPSDAIEGYVPQRERNLKPALLNNIKKSSKNKQAKLQNEKNMILHEMDFSSTIITQDGYSISKLPAPVNAVSSKKVKEAQTRTSYEVRDVDVSILGKQVDALQLHSGEETEKTDSNNRSYKVDKFNTGEVSSGPCQHDVKNKSLEVLNMSDAGREYASDDAREKQSLRSSLKSSKYKKMARSVTWADENVDNGTGKLTESSSEISEKGDQANRESGPTNMEEDDDSYRFESAEACAAALKQAAEAVASGSDVPDAVSTAGIIILPPPKEVDEAVLKENDEVLDIEPAPLKWPRKPGVPNYDVFESEDSWYDSPPEGFNLNLSPFSTMFNSLFTWISSSSLSFIYGNDESFNEEYLSVNGSEYPRKIVLSDGRSTEIKQTLARCLARALPGLVADLRLPVPISVLEQGLVLLIDTMSFVDPLPAFRMKQWQLIVLLFLDALSICRIPVLTPYMTGRRTLLPKVLDGAQISAAEYEILKDLIIPLGRVPQFSMQSGG, encoded by the exons ATGGCAAATGAAGAAGTCATCGCTGTTAAAGATGCTATCCACAAGCTGCAACTCTATCTTCTTGAAGGCATTAAAGATGAAAACCAACTCTTTGCTGCTGGGTCTTTGCTGTCTCGGAGAGATTATCAGGATGTAGTAACTGAACGATCAATAGCAAACATGTGTGGTTATCCTCTTTGCAGCAACTCTCTGCCTTCTGAAAGGCCTAGGAATGGACATTACCGGATATCATTGAAGGAGCATAAAGTTTATGATCTTCATGAAACATACATGTACTGTTCAACAAACTGTGCTGTCAACAGTGGAGCATTTGCCCGTAGCTTGCAAGACGAGAGAAGCTCTACTTTAAATACAGCAAAACTTAATGAAGTCTTGAAGCTATTTGTGGGATTGCATTTGCATTCCACAGAGGATGTGAAGGAAAGTGGAGATCTAGGATTATCCAAGTTGAAGATTCAGGAAAAGGTGGATGTAAAGGGTGGTGAAGTTTCAATGGAAGAGTGGATGGGTCCATCTGACGCGATTGAAGGCTATGTTCCCCAGAGAGAACGAAATTTGAAGCCAGCACTGTTGAACAACATTAAGAAAA GTTCCAAGAATAAGCAGGCCAAACTCCAAAATGAGAAAAACATGATACTACATGAGATGGACTTTTCCAGCACTATAATAACTCAAGATGGTTATAGCATTTCAAAGTTACCAGCACCTGTAAATGCTGTCTCAAGTAAAAAGGTTAAAGAAGCACAAACAAGAACAAGCTATGAAGTTAGGGATGTTGATGTTTCTATATTGGGGAAGCAAGTTGATGCCTTGCAGTTGCATTCtggagaagaaacagaaaagacaGATTCGAATAATAGAAGTTATAAGGTCGATAAATTTAACACTGGAGAAGTGTCTTCTGGTCCTTGCCAACATGATGTCAAGAACAAAAGTCTTGAGGTACTAAATATGTCTGATGCTGGAAGAGAATATGCATCAGATGATGCACGTGAAAAACAATCACTCAGATCTTCTCTAAAATCCTCAAAGTACAAGAAAATGGCTCGTTCAGTTACTTGGGCTGATGAAAATGTTGATAATGGCACTGGAAAATTAACGGAGAGTTCATCCGAAATATCAGAAAAAGGGGATCAAGCTAATAGGGAATCAGGCCCTACAAACATGGAAGAGGATGATGATTCATATCGATTTGAATCTGCAGAAGCATGTGCAGCAGCACTAAAACAAGCAGCAGAGGCTGTTGCCTCAGGTTCTGATGTCCCTGATGCTG TGTCCACTGCCGGGATTATAATATTACCACCTCCAAAAGAAGTGGATGAAGCAGTACTTAAGGAGAACGATGAGGTGCTTGATATAGAACCAGCTCCTTTAAAATGGCCAAGAAAACCAGGGGTGCCAAATTATGATGTTTTTGAATCAGAGGACTCTTGGTATGATAGTCCACCAGAGGGGTTTAATTTGAAT CTGTCACCTTTCTCTACGATGTTTAATTCTCTCTTCACATGGATATCATCATCGTCCTTGTCATTCATATATGGCAATGATGAAAGCTTTAATGAGGAGTATTTGTCTGTCAATGGAAGTGAATATCCTCGCAAAATTGTGTTATCTGATGGCCGGTCAACTGAGATCAAGCAGACTCTTGCTAGGTGTCTTGCTCGAGCATTACCGGGATTGGTTGCTGACCTTAGGCTGCCTGTACCAATATCAGTTTTAGAACAAGGACTG GTTCTCTTGATAGATACAATGTCTTTTGTGGATCCACTCCCTGCATTCAGGATGAAGCAGTGGCAACTAATTGTTCTTCTGTTTCTGGATGCTCTTTCCATATGTAGGATACCTGTACTGACTCCATATATGACAGGCAGAAGGACTTTGCTTCCAAAG GTGCTTGATGGTGCTCAGATAAGCGCAGCAGAATATGAGATCTTGAAAGATCTAATCATTCCACTAGGCCGAGTGCCTCAGTTCTCAATGCAAAGTGGAGGCTAA
- the LOC104221632 gene encoding putative RNA polymerase II subunit B1 CTD phosphatase RPAP2 homolog isoform X2 translates to MANEEVIAVKDAIHKLQLYLLEGIKDENQLFAAGSLLSRRDYQDVVTERSIANMCGYPLCSNSLPSERPRNGHYRISLKEHKVYDLHETYMYCSTNCAVNSGAFARSLQDERSSTLNTAKLNEVLKLFVGLHLHSTEDVKESGDLGLSKLKIQEKVDVKGGEVSMEEWMGPSDAIEGYVPQRERNLKPALLNNIKKSSKNKQAKLQNEKNMILHEMDFSSTIITQDGYSISKLPAPVNAVSSKKVKEAQTRTSYEVRDVDVSILGKQVDALQLHSGEETEKTDSNNRSYKVDKFNTGEVSSGPCQHDVKNKSLEVLNMSDAGREYASDDAREKQSLRSSLKSSKYKKMARSVTWADENVDNGTGKLTESSSEISEKGDQANRESGPTNMEEDDDSYRFESAEACAAALKQAAEAVASGSDVPDAVSTAGIIILPPPKEVDEAVLKENDEVLDIEPAPLKWPRKPGVPNYDVFESEDSWYDSPPEGFNLNVLLIDTMSFVDPLPAFRMKQWQLIVLLFLDALSICRIPVLTPYMTGRRTLLPKVLDGAQISAAEYEILKDLIIPLGRVPQFSMQSGG, encoded by the exons ATGGCAAATGAAGAAGTCATCGCTGTTAAAGATGCTATCCACAAGCTGCAACTCTATCTTCTTGAAGGCATTAAAGATGAAAACCAACTCTTTGCTGCTGGGTCTTTGCTGTCTCGGAGAGATTATCAGGATGTAGTAACTGAACGATCAATAGCAAACATGTGTGGTTATCCTCTTTGCAGCAACTCTCTGCCTTCTGAAAGGCCTAGGAATGGACATTACCGGATATCATTGAAGGAGCATAAAGTTTATGATCTTCATGAAACATACATGTACTGTTCAACAAACTGTGCTGTCAACAGTGGAGCATTTGCCCGTAGCTTGCAAGACGAGAGAAGCTCTACTTTAAATACAGCAAAACTTAATGAAGTCTTGAAGCTATTTGTGGGATTGCATTTGCATTCCACAGAGGATGTGAAGGAAAGTGGAGATCTAGGATTATCCAAGTTGAAGATTCAGGAAAAGGTGGATGTAAAGGGTGGTGAAGTTTCAATGGAAGAGTGGATGGGTCCATCTGACGCGATTGAAGGCTATGTTCCCCAGAGAGAACGAAATTTGAAGCCAGCACTGTTGAACAACATTAAGAAAA GTTCCAAGAATAAGCAGGCCAAACTCCAAAATGAGAAAAACATGATACTACATGAGATGGACTTTTCCAGCACTATAATAACTCAAGATGGTTATAGCATTTCAAAGTTACCAGCACCTGTAAATGCTGTCTCAAGTAAAAAGGTTAAAGAAGCACAAACAAGAACAAGCTATGAAGTTAGGGATGTTGATGTTTCTATATTGGGGAAGCAAGTTGATGCCTTGCAGTTGCATTCtggagaagaaacagaaaagacaGATTCGAATAATAGAAGTTATAAGGTCGATAAATTTAACACTGGAGAAGTGTCTTCTGGTCCTTGCCAACATGATGTCAAGAACAAAAGTCTTGAGGTACTAAATATGTCTGATGCTGGAAGAGAATATGCATCAGATGATGCACGTGAAAAACAATCACTCAGATCTTCTCTAAAATCCTCAAAGTACAAGAAAATGGCTCGTTCAGTTACTTGGGCTGATGAAAATGTTGATAATGGCACTGGAAAATTAACGGAGAGTTCATCCGAAATATCAGAAAAAGGGGATCAAGCTAATAGGGAATCAGGCCCTACAAACATGGAAGAGGATGATGATTCATATCGATTTGAATCTGCAGAAGCATGTGCAGCAGCACTAAAACAAGCAGCAGAGGCTGTTGCCTCAGGTTCTGATGTCCCTGATGCTG TGTCCACTGCCGGGATTATAATATTACCACCTCCAAAAGAAGTGGATGAAGCAGTACTTAAGGAGAACGATGAGGTGCTTGATATAGAACCAGCTCCTTTAAAATGGCCAAGAAAACCAGGGGTGCCAAATTATGATGTTTTTGAATCAGAGGACTCTTGGTATGATAGTCCACCAGAGGGGTTTAATTTGAAT GTTCTCTTGATAGATACAATGTCTTTTGTGGATCCACTCCCTGCATTCAGGATGAAGCAGTGGCAACTAATTGTTCTTCTGTTTCTGGATGCTCTTTCCATATGTAGGATACCTGTACTGACTCCATATATGACAGGCAGAAGGACTTTGCTTCCAAAG GTGCTTGATGGTGCTCAGATAAGCGCAGCAGAATATGAGATCTTGAAAGATCTAATCATTCCACTAGGCCGAGTGCCTCAGTTCTCAATGCAAAGTGGAGGCTAA